The genomic interval AGGAGGCGGGCCAGATCCGGCATTGCCAGACCAAATGACGcaggccgtagtttggggacccctggtctagagagtttttcattttgtaattgtgataaatagtagggtttacagtaaatggagactgttatttgtcatgtaaacaaataattatctagtttgcattgctgcttgatccttcagcatcagcagcaagatTCTTTTAACTCTGTTCCTGTAGTGGTGTCCTGAACTCAACACAGTAAAGTCACTGTGCTAACTAAGGTTGCTAACTAGGGTGCTGAGAGCCCAGTAGGCCTGGTCCTTGTCAAGATGCTGCTACtgtctttgaaatcaaatttctgctatttttgcacGTTCAGGAGGAGAAGGGCAACACATCACAGGTGAGTCCCTTTCACGGTTTCAACTGAAGTTAGCTAACTTTAACCAactgacaaagaaatgtgtagtttctgagccatgctgtttatgtacatgcactgcagctagatatttttactatatggaacatttaatcttcacagatgcaacacttccattaatgtttctgtaggAACGGCTGCATAGATTATATTTCTGGTCTACTTCAGACTACATGTGcttaaagttattgttaatggcagaagcaactttttccaagtttggttcaataattaatttgaattactttgagtgtgaaatgttcatgcatgcaagttaaatctctgaagaacatgttagcttttgtttcaatacTTTGGTAATACTTAGAAGTATAAAGCTTGGCATCagagatattatttaatattttcctttgacctCTTGACTCTCACACCCAAAATACTTGCACTAAAGTCACTGGGTCCATGACAGTTGAAGGATTTGAAGAtaagagaatttaaatattaatattttacagcttttctcagtttgggtgcatctctcagaacagaattgaaattcttaaaactacctgttcaatcttcaaattactgtgtcacttctgcacatcaacaaatttgttttgcaagttttgcttttgtacatcATGTAGCTGGTTATGTACACTTCTATGCttttataattgtaatttgcttttatcgtcttgatcaaaatatgttaaccctcctgttgtcctcgggtcaaaatgacccgccactgtgttaaacccccccccccccaaacaatcccctaaatgtaatttttttaacttgagattttaagacttttcctaGATTGGCCCAGACAatagaaaaagttcagtgttgcttttattctcatttccatgtaagctgtacaaaaaaaggtacaaagatggtcttcaggtcaaaatgacccgtgaggcaaatggagttgaaatcaaggtcacagagttatttacaaaccataaaatgttacaaagttttaGTTGTGTCTCAGATCAATCAGTAGCAGAAGTGAGCAGAGAGTGGAAGGCCAATTTTCCGAGCCACAATGCCAGTCAAACTCTTTCACACCTACTCAAGACTGATGCGATTTGATGACCGTGAATCAAGACCAGCAAGACGTATGACAGACAAACTTGCAGCCATAAGAGAGGTATGGGACAAGTGGGTGGAGCGGTTGCCCTACCTCTACAATCCAGAGCCTGATGTAACAGTGGATGAGCAACTGGTTCCATTTAGAggtaatctgttttcatatttgtaataaaagtgattttcactattgatttctttgactgttttctgtgacaCTGATACTAATCACTGATGCTAATGTCTTTTGTCCAAAGGTTGTTGTCCTTTCCGGCAGTATATGCCCAGCAAGCCAGCAAAATATGGGATCAAGTCATGGGTGGCTTCTGAATCAAGCTATGCTTGGAAAATGCAAGTCTATACTGGGAAGTCAACCAGTGGATGCCCAGAGAAGAACCAGGGGTTGCGAGTTGTGCTTGATGTGACAGAGGGACTGAGGGGTCACAATGTGACATGTGACAATTTCTTCAACTCTTATGAACTCGGACAGCAGCTCCTGAAGAGGAAGATCACCATGGTTGGTACAGTTCAAAAGAACAAGCCTGAGCTCCCACCTGCACTGCTTGGGTCAAAGGAGAGAGAGGTCTTCTCCTCAAAGTTTGCCTTCACACCCACCACCACTCTAGTTTCCTacctcccaaagaaaaacaagaatgtagtTCTTCTGAGCACACTGCACAAAGACGGCGACATTAGTGACCGTGAGGACAGGAAGCCAATCATCATCCTGGAATAAAACCGAAACAAAGGAGGTGTGGACAACCTAGATAAGGTGATTGGAGCATATAGCTGCAGAAGAATGACTGCCCGCTGGCCCCTGGTCATCTTCCACAACATCATTGATGTGTCCTCCTACAATGCCTTTGTGATTTGGATAGAGATCAACCCAACCTGGATGTCTCATAAGCACAACAAGAAGAGGGTGTTCCTGGAGCAGCTAGGAAAGGCACTTGTAACTCCACTCATTGAAAGAAGGAAGCATGTCCCCCACACAGAAGCCTCAGCAGCAGTTGTGAAAGCTATTCagagtgcagcagctcctgatcaacCTGAGGATCCATCTACCACAGCCACTTCCTCAGCTAAGCCAAGTAAGAGGAAGAGATGTCAGTTCTGCCCtcagactgtaaaacacatactgtgtgctgcaggtgtaaGAAATATATCTGCAAAGGCTGTGCACTTGCATACTGCCCTACATGTGCCAATTAGTTGAATgggttatgttatttttcatatttttgtattgtacatcctcttgttcactggagaaaagtaaaagaaaattagtcactgtgatgaataaaaatgcattcgaaactcattttgcacattttttttcttaagctatagaaattcaagtggagagggaaaagtcaagtattcacacattttgtggtgAGTGACAATATACAAGATagaatttggtgtttaaaattcaattaagctgCTTATATTGGGGGTTTATTGAagacgggtcattttgacccggaGGATaaagggtgtatacagaaaatgAGGACAACAGGACAACAACGTGTCTGTGTTGAATTCTCAACTTCCAAAATAGCATCAGTTCATTGTGTAAGTCTTAACATGCATAAGTCTTAAAGTTGTCATAATGTGAatcatatattaattaatttatattctattattttctaaatctgtcctgAATTGGTAAATTGCTCCCAAGTGAGTCCTGAGTTTCTCTAACAGGTCAGTGTATGAACCATTAGCTCAACCAACgatcaaccagttttctgaaacagattggAGGTGCATCTTGTGAACCATCAGTTGGCAACATTATGCTCTATATagtcagaacacaacacaatgttacATGTCTGAGAACTGATGAACAAGTATCTGGGCAGAGTGAAcagccagagagaagaagaggagtgaggctgaggaggaaatagttgggaggaaagcagaagaagagtcagaagAGGCTGAGGACATCTGCCAGTTTCCATCAGTCCAACATCAGGACATGGCTGagacccacaacatgatgctgatgGAGGTCCTCCCACCCTACTGTTCATTCCTTAACCCcactgaggaaaaaagattCCTCAGTGGAGTTAAGGAACAAAGTGactatggaaattaaaatgtaatgtaatttctacAGCACTGTACAGTTTTCCTTGAGGAGATTGTCCTGTGgctccttttctactttttttgttctctgcatttctgtctttttctttctgaatcaccatggcatggtccatgaataaattatagcaaaagcgtaaatcagtgtttctcaatcctggtcttcagcgtcaccctgtcctgcaggtttaggtatttcccttctgccacacacctgaattGTATCTCTGGATGATTAAcaagcttctgcagtacttgattgtcatccaatcatttgaatcagctgttctggagtagaggcacatctaaaacatgcagagcaggggggcgttgaggaccagggttgagaaacactggcgtAAATGATCCTTTTGTAGTCTCTTCTCATGACTAATCGATTTGACTGTCTTATCTGTACATAGAGAGACtataacttattattttgagtcactgatatgttaacagacaggattttaagagctgaactaaggattttgaaagcaaacaaatgctatttttcctgtttctacaaattgttttgagaaatgcgcttactgttttgtaaatgccaacaatgactcgagaaatgcaccaaaagtgactgagaaaaactaacctagcataaattgtctcagctgtatcaatttgtttgcctgtatgaaaagtgttcacatttacagctttgtttctgctagCTTGCAGGAAATGTAACTTACATAAATGGTTGAAGACAACCTATTGGCCTTCATGAGACTCAGATAAATGGTGAGTATCTATTTCATAAATTGCCTAAaacagttatatttgtttttatttgttttttgtttgtgtattttgtctggTTGCAGACCAGAGGATCACACCtgttgacaacaaacaaaggtttaactactgaattttcagtcagaaatgatcaCACCACCTGGTTGAAGTACCTGTGTCCATATGCAAGTCAacaaaggtgaaacaaacatttaagcgaataagatgttcatgtagtgcatctttctaactttttctttttgttttccagcagagaggaaacacccGATTGACAACATGCGAGTCTCAATTTCAACCTGTGACTGGGAAGACTACAACCATCCTGAGCAACGTCTGATCTCAGCGACTTGTGACtctcaacccagaacaagaatccttttatcac from Xiphophorus maculatus strain JP 163 A chromosome 11, X_maculatus-5.0-male, whole genome shotgun sequence carries:
- the LOC111610159 gene encoding piggyBac transposable element-derived protein 3-like; amino-acid sequence: MPVKLFHTYSRLMRFDDRESRPARRMTDKLAAIREVWDKWVERLPYLYNPEPDVTVDEQLVPFRGCCPFRQYMPSKPAKYGIKSWVASESSYAWKMQVYTGKSTSGCPEKNQGLRVVLDVTEGLRGHNVTCDNFFNSYELGQQLLKRKITMVGTVQKNKPELPPALLGSKEREVFSSKFAFTPTTTLVSYLPKKNKNVVLLSTLHKDGDISDREDRKPIIILE